From Meles meles chromosome 5, mMelMel3.1 paternal haplotype, whole genome shotgun sequence, one genomic window encodes:
- the LOC123942401 gene encoding histone H4 encodes MSGRGKGGKGLGKGGAKRHRKVLRDNIQGITKPAIRRLARRGGVKRISGLIYEETRGVLKVFLENVIRDAVTYTEHAKRKTVTAMDVVYALKRQGRTLYGFGG; translated from the coding sequence ATGTCTGGCCGCGGCAAGGGCGGGAAGGGTCTGGGCAAGGGGGGCGCCAAGCGCCACCGCAAGGTGCTGCGCGACAACATCCAGGGCATCACCAAGCCCGCCATCCGGCGGCTGGCCCGGCGCGGCGGCGTCAAGCGCATCTCCGGCCTCATCTACGAGGAGACCCGCGGGGTGCTCAAGGTCTTCCTGGAGAACGTGATCCGCGACGCCGTCACCTACACGGAGCACGCCAAGCGCAAGACGGTCACGGCCATGGACGTGGTCTACGCGCTCAAGCGCCAGGGCCGCACCCTCTACGGTTTCGGCGGTTAG
- the LOC123942360 gene encoding histone H3.1, translated as MARTKQTARKSTGGKAPRKQLATKAARKSAPATGGVKKPHRYRPGTVALREIRRYQKSTELLIRKLPFQRLVREIAQDFKTDLRFQSSAVMALQEACEAYLVGLFEDTNLCAIHAKRVTIMPKDIQLARRIRGERA; from the coding sequence ATGGCTCGCACGAAGCAGACGGCGCGCAAGTCGACCGGCGGCAAGGCCCCGCGCAAGCAGCTGGCCACCAAGGCGGCCCGCAAGAGCGCGCCGGCCACGGGCGGCGTGAAGAAGCCGCACCGCTACCGGCCCGGCACGGTGGCCCTGCGCGAGATCCGGCGCTACCAGAAGTCCACCGAGCTGCTGATCCGCAAGCTGCCGTTCCAGCGGCTGGTGCGCGAGATCGCGCAGGACTTCAAGACCGACCTGCGCTTCCAGAGCTCGGCCGTCATGGCGCTGCAGGAGGCGTGCGAGGCCTACCTGGTGGGGCTCTTCGAGGACACCAACCTCTGCGCCATCCACGCCAAGCGCGTCACCATCATGCCCAAGGACATCCAGCTGGCGCGCCGCATCCGCGGCGAGAGGGCTTAA
- the LOC123942375 gene encoding histone H2A type 1-D → MSGRGKQGGKARAKAKTRSSRAGLQFPVGRVHRLLRKGNYSERVGAGAPVYLAAVLEYLTAEILELAGNAARDNKKTRIIPRHLQLAIRNDEELNKLLGKVTIAQGGVLPNIQAVLLPKKTESHHKAKGK, encoded by the coding sequence ATGTCGGGTCGCGGGAAACAGGGTGGCAAGGCTCGCGCCAAGGCCAAGACGCGCTCGTCGCGGGCGGGTCTGCAGTTCCCGGTGGGCCGCGTGCACCGCCTGCTCCGCAAGGGCAACTACTCGGAGCGGGTCGGGGCCGGCGCGCCCGTGTACCTGGCGGCCGTGCTCGAGTACCTGACGGCCGAGATCCTGGAGCTGGCGGGCAACGCGGCGCGCGACAACAAGAAGACGCGCATCATCCCGCGCCACCTGCAGCTGGCCATCCGCAACGACGAGGAGCTCAACAAGCTGCTGGGCAAGGTCACCATCGCGCAGGGCGGCGTCCTGCCCAACATCCAAGCCGTGCTGCTGCCCAAGAAGACTGAGAGCCACCACAAGGCCAAGGGGAAGTAA
- the LOC123942404 gene encoding histone H4, which yields MSGRGKGGKGLGKGGAKRHRKVLRDNIQGITKPAIRRLARRGGVKRISGLIYEETRGVLKVFLENVIRDAVTYTEHAKRKTVTAMDVVYALKRQGRTLYGFGG from the coding sequence ATGTCTGGTCGCGGCAAGGGCGGGAAGGGCCTGGGCAAGGGGGGCGCCAAGCGCCACCGCAAGGTGCTGCGCGACAACATCCAGGGCATCACCAAGCCCGCCATCCGGCGGCTGGCCCGGCGCGGCGGCGTCAAGCGCATCTCCGGCCTCATCTACGAGGAGACCCGCGGGGTGCTCAAGGTCTTCCTGGAGAACGTGATCCGCGACGCCGTCACCTACACGGAGCACGCCAAGCGCAAGACGGTCACGGCCATGGACGTGGTCTACGCGCTCAAGCGCCAGGGCCGCACCCTCTACGGCTTCGGGGGCTGA
- the LOC123942395 gene encoding histone H2B type 1-B, whose translation MPEPSKSAPAPKKGSKKAITKAQKKDGKKRKRSRKESYSIYVYKVLKQVHPDTGISSKAMGIMNSFVNDIFERIAGEASRLAHYNKRSTITSREIQTAVRLLLPGELAKHAVSEGTKAVTKYTSSK comes from the coding sequence ATGCCTGAGCCTTCCAAATCTGCTCCCGCCCCGAAGAAGGGTTCCAAAAAAGCCATTACTAAGGCGCAGAAGAAGGACGGCAAGAAGCGCAAACGCAGCCGGAAGGAGAGTTATTCCATCTACGTGTACAAGGTGCTGAAGCAGGTGCACCCCGATACGGGCATCTCGTCTAAGGCCATGGGCATCATGAACTCGTTCGTCAACGACATCTTCGAGCGCATCGCGGGCGAGGCGTCCCGCCTGGCGCACTACAACAAGCGCTCGACCATCACGTCCCGGGAGATCCAGACGGCCGTGCGCCTGCTGCTGCCCGGGGAGCTGGCCAAGCACGCCGTGTCCGAGGGCACCAAGGCCGTCACCAAGTACACCAGCTCCAAGTAA
- the LOC123942371 gene encoding histone H2A type 1-B, whose product MSGRGKQGGKARAKAKTRSSRAGLQFPVGRVHRLLRKGNYSERVGAGAPVYLAAVLEYLTAEILELAGNAARDNKKTRIIPRHLQLAIRNDEELNKLLGRVTIAQGGVLPNIQAVLLPKKTESHHKAKGK is encoded by the coding sequence ATGTCTGGACGCGGGAAGCAGGGCGGCAAGGCGCGCGCCAAGGCCAAGACGCGCTCGTCGCGGGCGGGTCTGCAGTTCCCGGTGGGCCGCGTGCACCGCCTGCTCCGCAAGGGCAACTACTCGGAGCGGGTCGGGGCCGGCGCGCCCGTGTACCTGGCGGCCGTGCTCGAGTACCTGACGGCCGAGATCCTGGAGCTGGCGGGCAACGCGGCGCGCGACAACAAGAAGACGCGCATCATCCCGCGCCACCTGCAGCTGGCCATCCGCAACGACGAGGAGCTCAACAAGCTGCTGGGCCGCGTCACCATCGCGCAGGGCGGCGTGCTGCCCAACATCCAGGCCGTGCTGCTGCCCAAGAAGACCGAGAGCCACCACAAGGCCAAGGGCAAATAA
- the LOC123942351 gene encoding histone H1.2-like: protein MSETAPAAPAAAPPVEKTPVKKKAAKKPAGARRKASGPPVSELIIKAVAASKERSGVSLAALKKALAAAGYDVEKNNSRIKLGLKSLVSKGTLVQTKGTGASGSFKLNKKAASGEAKPKTKKAGAAKPKKAAGAAKKPKKAAGASAPKKSAKKTPKKAKKPAAAAVAKKVAKSPKKAKAAKPKKAAKSPAKAVKPKTAKPKVAKPKKAAPKKKYFVIFLLLKCQPARFEIPRGPESHKGHTEEDTQFWKRSMPLN, encoded by the exons ATGTCGGAGACCGCTCCTGCcgctcccgccgccgcccccccggTGGAGAAGACCCCGGTGAAGAAGAAGGCGGCCAAGAAGCCCGCAGGGGCGCGCCGCAAGGCGTCCGGGCCCCCGGTGTCAGAGCTGATCATCAAGGCCGTCGCCGCGTCCAAAGAGCGCAGCGGCGTGTCCCTGGCGGCGCTCAAGAAGGCGCTGGCGGCCGCCGGCTACGACGTGGAGAAGAACAACAGCCGCATCAAGCTGGGCCTCAAGAGCCTGGTGAGCAAGGGCACTCTGGTGCAGACCAAGGGCACCGGCGCCTCGGGCTCCTTCAAGCTCAACAAGAAGGCGGCCTCCGGCGAGGCCAAGCCCAAGACCAAGAAGGCGGGCGCGGCCAAGCCCAAGAAGGCAGCCGGGGCGGCCAAGAAGCCTAAGAAGGCCGCGGGGGCCAGCGCCCCCAAGAAGAGCGCCAAGAAGACCCCCAAGAAGGCGAAGAAGCCCGCGGCGGCGGCTGTCGCCAAGAAAGTGGCCAAGAGTCCGAAGAAGGCCAAGGCTGCCAAGCCCAAGAAGGCGGCCAAGAGCCCAGCCAAGGCTGTGAAGCCCAAGACTGCCAAGCCCAAGGTTGCCAAGCCCAAGAAGGCTGCACCCAAAAAGAA ATATTTTGTCATCTTTCTACTGTTGAAATGTCAACCTGCGAGATTTGAGATTCCTCGAGGACCAGAATCCCATAAAGGGCACACTGAAGAAGATACCCAGTTCTGGAAGAGATCTATGCCTCTGAATTAA
- the LOC123942365 gene encoding histone H3.1 → MARTKQTARKSTGGKAPRKQLATKAARKSAPATGGVKKPHRYRPGTVALREIRRYQKSTELLIRKLPFQRLVREIAQDFKTDLRFQSSAVMALQEACEAYLVGLFEDTNLCAIHAKRVTIMPKDIQLARRIRGERA, encoded by the coding sequence ATGGCTCGCACGAAGCAGACGGCGCGCAAGTCGACCGGCGGCAAGGCCCCGCGCAAGCAGCTGGCCACCAAGGCGGCGCGCAAGAGCGCGCCGGCCACGGGCGGCGTGAAGAAGCCGCACCGCTACCGGCCCGGCACGGTGGCCCTGCGCGAGATCCGGCGCTACCAGAAGTCCACCGAGCTGCTGATCCGCAAGCTGCCGTTCCAGCGGCTGGTGCGCGAGATCGCGCAGGACTTCAAGACCGACCTGCGCTTCCAGAGCTCGGCCGTCATGGCGCTGCAGGAGGCGTGCGAGGCCTACCTGGTGGGGCTCTTCGAGGACACCAACCTCTGCGCCATCCACGCCAAGCGCGTCACCATCATGCCCAAGGACATCCAGCTGGCGCGCCGTATCCGCGGCGAGAGGGCGTAA